One genomic region from Bacteroidota bacterium encodes:
- a CDS encoding T9SS type B sorting domain-containing protein, producing the protein MRIVIKYFLFLALLAMFSSHLYATHARAGEIIYKQIGVPNQYKYEITVVYYTETQSAANRDEIDLYFGDNTKETVKINDLEYLPNSTRLNTYTTVHTYPGPGRYIISFFDPNRIESIVNMSNSVLTPFYVETELIINIFIGTNRSPILLQPPIDYAEVNQVFKHNPGAYDPDGDSLVFTLIPPKMDVGKDVQGYFKPNALNGFTLNSYTGDLVWDYPDKRGIYNIAIYIEEYRNGKYIGSITRDMQIIVEVGLNNPPYFEEISDTCIEAGKSITLNFKVKAHDKDVGQKLTMTANGGPFTLATSPATVSPSVITGYKDVTATFNWTPDCNHIRKEPYSVVFKVVDNHQILPLSDLEHFFIRVMGPAPENLSLNNTIKGIELDWDKPSVCNNVRGYNIYRKIDTSYWDTTVCENGIPAQAGFKRIAKIIGQDSSKFFDNDNGKGLTPGITYCYRITAIYLSEGNFELIEGYASTEVCGTQKKELPVITHVSILETNASNGIVYLDWSKPTQIDTTIFTGPYENRILKSKNGGSFKAIFSYYSNSFLDLSDTIFIDSFENTIENKITYKIEFYGADNGNPFLLGNSQTASSVFLNVIPSHQKNTLSWTVDVPWYNSYFAVYRQNKVSQLFDSIGYSKNTSFVNEGLNNGEEYCYKIKSYGYFLTGTGFVFPIINYSQEVCEMPIDTIPPCPPELKANAFCPEHRNELEWEYTNADCASDVIAYQIYYSRLQENNYKLIDRIEGFSSKDYNDNRASLAFSLAGCYVITAIDSFGNESVYSNESCVDNCPYYILPNIFTPNGDGINDFVVPLDGSMHIDHVNMKIFNRWGQIVYQTHDPMINWNGKDFESNIDCSEGVYYYICDIYQIYLEGPKQVSQRGTINLIR; encoded by the coding sequence ATGAGAATTGTAATAAAATATTTCTTGTTTCTTGCATTGCTTGCCATGTTTAGCAGTCATTTGTATGCTACTCATGCCAGAGCTGGAGAAATAATTTACAAACAGATAGGAGTTCCAAATCAATATAAGTACGAAATAACAGTTGTTTATTACACAGAAACACAAAGCGCTGCTAATCGAGATGAAATTGATTTGTATTTTGGTGACAATACTAAGGAAACTGTAAAGATCAATGACCTCGAGTATCTTCCTAACTCTACCCGTTTAAATACGTACACTACTGTTCATACCTATCCTGGACCAGGTCGATATATAATTTCCTTTTTTGATCCTAACCGAATAGAGAGTATTGTGAATATGTCGAACAGTGTGTTAACACCTTTTTATGTCGAAACAGAATTAATAATTAATATATTTATTGGAACGAACAGATCGCCAATACTACTTCAACCTCCAATAGATTATGCAGAAGTGAATCAGGTGTTTAAGCACAATCCCGGAGCTTACGATCCTGATGGAGACAGTCTTGTTTTTACATTAATCCCTCCTAAAATGGATGTAGGAAAAGATGTGCAAGGTTATTTCAAGCCTAATGCATTAAATGGTTTCACACTCAATTCTTATACAGGTGATTTGGTTTGGGATTATCCAGATAAAAGAGGAATCTACAACATTGCGATATACATTGAAGAATATAGGAATGGGAAATATATTGGTTCGATCACTCGTGATATGCAAATTATAGTGGAGGTTGGACTTAATAATCCTCCATATTTTGAAGAGATTTCAGATACCTGTATTGAAGCAGGGAAAAGCATAACATTGAATTTTAAAGTCAAGGCGCACGATAAAGATGTTGGACAAAAACTTACGATGACTGCTAACGGTGGACCCTTTACTTTAGCCACATCACCTGCTACAGTTAGTCCATCAGTTATTACAGGATACAAGGATGTAACTGCTACTTTTAATTGGACTCCGGATTGTAATCATATTCGAAAAGAGCCCTATTCAGTGGTTTTTAAAGTTGTTGATAATCATCAAATTCTGCCATTATCCGATTTAGAACACTTTTTTATTCGTGTAATGGGCCCCGCTCCAGAAAACCTGAGCTTAAACAACACAATTAAAGGTATTGAGCTCGATTGGGATAAGCCTTCAGTATGTAATAATGTAAGAGGTTATAATATCTACCGAAAAATTGACACTTCCTATTGGGATACAACGGTTTGTGAAAACGGTATTCCTGCTCAAGCTGGTTTTAAGCGAATTGCCAAAATTATTGGACAAGACAGCAGCAAGTTTTTTGATAATGATAATGGGAAAGGATTAACCCCGGGAATTACTTATTGCTATCGAATTACAGCCATTTATTTGAGTGAAGGAAATTTTGAATTAATAGAAGGTTATGCAAGCACAGAAGTATGTGGAACCCAGAAAAAAGAGCTTCCAGTAATTACACATGTAAGTATTCTTGAAACAAATGCTAGCAATGGAATCGTTTATTTGGATTGGTCGAAACCTACGCAAATTGATACAACTATTTTTACCGGACCTTACGAAAATAGAATTCTGAAGTCAAAAAATGGAGGGAGTTTTAAAGCTATTTTTTCCTATTATTCAAATTCGTTTTTGGATTTGTCAGATACAATTTTTATTGATTCATTTGAAAATACCATTGAAAATAAAATTACCTATAAAATTGAGTTTTATGGAGCAGATAATGGTAATCCATTTTTACTGGGAAATTCACAAACAGCTTCATCCGTATTTTTAAATGTTATTCCTTCTCATCAGAAAAATACACTTTCCTGGACAGTAGATGTTCCCTGGTATAACAGCTATTTTGCTGTTTATCGTCAAAATAAAGTAAGCCAGTTATTTGATTCAATTGGCTATTCAAAAAATACCTCATTTGTCAATGAAGGCTTGAACAACGGAGAAGAATATTGTTATAAGATCAAATCCTATGGCTATTTTCTAACAGGAACAGGCTTTGTATTTCCTATAATAAATTATTCTCAGGAAGTATGTGAAATGCCTATCGATACCATACCTCCTTGTCCTCCTGAATTGAAAGCCAATGCTTTTTGTCCGGAGCATCGTAATGAATTAGAATGGGAATATACAAATGCAGATTGTGCATCTGATGTTATTGCTTATCAAATTTATTACTCAAGGCTACAGGAAAACAACTATAAGTTAATTGATCGGATAGAAGGCTTTAGCAGTAAAGATTACAATGACAATCGCGCCTCTCTGGCATTTTCACTGGCTGGATGTTATGTGATTACCGCCATTGATTCCTTTGGTAATGAAAGTGTTTATTCAAATGAATCTTGTGTGGATAATTGTCCTTATTACATTTTGCCAAATATCTTCACACCCAACGGAGATGGAATAAATGATTTTGTAGTACCATTGGATGGAAGCATGCACATCGATCATGTTAATATGAAAATATTCAATCGTTGGGGACAAATTGTATATCAAACTCACGATCCAATGATCAATTGGAATGGAAAAGATTTTGAGTCAAACATAGATTGCTCGGAAGGCGTATATTACTATATTTGCGATATTTATCAGATATATCTGGAAGGACCAAAACAAGTCAGTCAGAGAGGAACGATAAATCTAATAAGGTAA
- a CDS encoding riboflavin synthase — protein sequence MFSGIVEKLGKVVRLEYKGTNFQIRIETDIIGELHEDQSIAHNGVCMTIEKILEDSYQITAVEETMNKTSLGELKVGGMVNLERSLKMDSRFDGHIVQGHVDTTALCTDFKEADGSWYYTFQYKTGKNLLLVEKGSVTIDGVSLTAFNVNNKTGEFTVAIIPFTYDHTNFQIIRPGTKVNIEFDVLGKYIFAYMEAYKDAIK from the coding sequence ATGTTTAGTGGAATAGTAGAGAAATTAGGAAAAGTAGTAAGACTCGAATACAAAGGCACAAATTTCCAAATCAGAATTGAAACCGATATTATAGGCGAGTTACACGAGGATCAAAGTATTGCTCACAATGGCGTATGCATGACCATTGAAAAAATACTCGAAGATTCATATCAAATTACTGCAGTTGAAGAAACCATGAATAAAACCAGCTTGGGAGAACTGAAAGTTGGTGGCATGGTGAATTTAGAGAGAAGCCTCAAAATGGACAGCCGATTTGATGGTCATATTGTTCAGGGACATGTGGATACAACAGCCCTTTGTACAGATTTCAAAGAGGCAGATGGTAGTTGGTATTATACTTTTCAATATAAAACCGGTAAAAATTTATTATTAGTTGAAAAAGGATCTGTAACCATTGATGGAGTAAGTTTAACAGCTTTCAATGTTAATAATAAAACAGGTGAGTTTACTGTAGCCATTATTCCTTTTACATACGATCATACAAATTTTCAAATCATTCGTCCAGGCACTAAAGTAAATATCGAGTTTGATGTATTAGGCAAATACATTTTTGCTTATATGGAAGCTTATAAGGATGCAATAAAATAG